One stretch of Pseudomonas azotoformans DNA includes these proteins:
- a CDS encoding TOBE domain-containing protein: MTIKAINVRNQFKGVIKEILLGEVVSEIDVQTASGIVTSVITTRSVRDLELKVGSEVIAFVKSTEVSIAKL; the protein is encoded by the coding sequence ATGACCATTAAAGCGATCAACGTGCGCAACCAGTTCAAGGGCGTGATCAAGGAAATTCTGCTGGGGGAAGTGGTGTCGGAAATCGACGTGCAGACCGCGTCCGGCATTGTGACTTCGGTGATCACCACCCGCTCGGTGCGTGACCTCGAATTGAAAGTGGGCAGTGAAGTGATTGCCTTTGTGAAGTCCACCGAAGTGTCCATCGCCAAGTTGTAA